The following proteins come from a genomic window of Aspergillus luchuensis IFO 4308 DNA, chromosome 3, nearly complete sequence:
- a CDS encoding FAD-dependent oxidoreductase (COG:S;~EggNog:ENOG410QE8F;~InterPro:IPR036188,IPR002938;~PFAM:PF01494;~TransMembrane:1 (i12-37o);~go_function: GO:0071949 - FAD binding [Evidence IEA]), whose amino-acid sequence MNPCSRGTEHPCLFAAPIMADLPVLIVGAGISGLLLAQHLQKIGVPYKIFERDAAIDARSGGWGLTLHWALPALRELLPEDLVQRLPEAYVNKAAAARGDTGRFSFFDLKTGSALYSVPAAERIRVSRVRLRQLVATGLDVQWNKTLRNIDSSADTVTAHFADGTSYTGCLLIGCDGSRSPTREILYPDSHEMNPLPVQILGAATLYTAEEMAGAADIDPFIFQGSHPESNVFLFFSILDNPNNFAESSKDKYECQIIISWADSKDIAVPSDNRDRIALMKSLASNWAEPFRTLVYGLPEDTEARSIRIADWMFRPLQNRSHPRVVLMGDSAHTMTMCMFIQCCAVLGGRIAC is encoded by the exons ATGAACCCGTGTTCCCGTGGAACCGAACATCCGTGCCTCTTCGCTGCCCCCATCATGGCTGATCTTCCCGTTCTCATCGTCGGTGCAGGCATCAGTGGCCTCCTTCTGGCCCAGCACCTCCAGAAAATCGGTGTCCCTTACAAGATCTTCGAGCGCGATGCCGCTATCGATGCACGAAGCGGGGGTTGGGGATTGACGCTCCATTGGGCGCTCCCTGCACTGCGGGAACTCCTCCCGGAAGACCTTGTGCAACGCCTCCCAGAGGCATATGTTAACAAGGCGGCTGCTGCCCGCGGTGACACCGGTCGCTTTTCGTTCTTCGATCTCAAAACAGGATCAGCGTTGTACAGTGTCCCCGCTGCGGAGCGAATTCGGGTCAGTCGCGTTCGATTGAGGCAGCTGGTGGCTACGGGACTTGATGTTCAG TGGAATAAAACCCTCCGGAACATCGATTCATCCGCCGACACCGTCACTGCGCATTTCGCAGACGGCACCTCCTACACAGGATGCCTCTTGATCGGCTGCGATGGATCGCGATCCCCCACCCGCGAGATCTTGTACCCGGACAGCCATGAGATGAATCCACTACCGGTGCAGATCCTCGGCGCAGCTACTCTATATACAGCAGAGGAGATGGCAGGCGCCGCGGATATTGATCCGTTCATTTTTCAGGGCTCGCATCCTGAATCCAACGTCTTCCTGTTCTTCAGCA TCCTcgacaaccccaacaactTCGCAGAAAGCAGCAAGGACAAATACGAATGCCAGATCATAATATCATGGGCAGATTCCAAAGACATCGCAGTCCCCAGCGACAACAGGGATCGAATCGCGCTGATGAAATCTTTGGCCTCGAACTGGGCGGAGCCATTCAGGACCCTGGTCTACGGGTTACCCGAGGACACAGAGGCACGGTCAATCCGCATCGCGGACTGGATGTTCCGACCGCTGCAGAATCGCTCGCATCCTAGAGTTGTGCTGATGGGTGATTCGGCGCATACGATGACTATGTGTATGTTCATACAatgctgtgctgtgctgggTGGGAGGATTGCATGCTAA
- a CDS encoding uncharacterized protein (COG:S;~EggNog:ENOG410PMWE;~TransMembrane:7 (o20-41i53-75o102-120i132-154o178-201i213-235o247-271i)), with protein MGWVHHASPEVEAESQYRLILGVCLGLTVLMVITVCLRLAIRFNARRLEASDFVMLVTMAFSIIYSALCIAQSRYGLGLPLSLRPKADLPDYTKLNYAGRPFYQLGIAGFKASLCLNYLRLISGTSKNYYRILIWAVITISTLGHLAGTLVLVFDCQPVERAWNPNISGSCLPAGPTFYGLAIFTIICDITIIILPIPLLLQLNIKTAQKAGVVCLFLLGLFTTICSILRLTQIHRVAYGDGNSTMLVLWGTIEFNVGNIVTCVPFLAPLLKGAVRDFRSYSGRKGYDSRSYALQTWSKDPRSQLRSTTSAAPQPKRTPSEELILESGGIDEGGIHMTVELRVSLEKRPTTEARE; from the exons ATGGGCTGGGTGCACCATGCTTCGCCTGAAGTGGAGGCCGAGTCGCAATACCGCCTGATTTTAGGGGTATGCCTGGGCTTGACCGTGTTGATGGTTATTACTGTCTGCCTGCGCCTAGCAATTCGATTTAACGCCCGCCGATTGGAAGCGTCCGACTTTGTGATGCTGGTGACTATG GCCTTCAGTATCATATACAGCGCACTGTGCATCGCTC AAAGCAGATATGGACTTGGATTGCCCTTGTCGCTGCGCCCCAAAGCAGACCTTCCAGATTACACAAAG CTCAATTATGCCGGTCGCCCATTCTATCAACTCGGAATTGCTGGATTCAAAGCTTCCCTCTGCCTCAACTATCTGCGATTGATTTCCGGAACGTCCAAGAATTACTACCGAATCCTTATATGGGCCGTAATAACCATCTCGACACTTGGTCATCTTGCGGGAACCTTGGTTCTGGTATTCGACTGCCAGCCG GTTGAGCGCGCCTGGAATCCGAATATCTCAGGATCCTGTCTCCCAGCAGGGCCAACATTTTATGGTTTagccatcttcaccatcatctgcgacatcaccatcattatCCTTCCCATTCCGCTATTGCTCCAACTGAACATCAAGACAGCACAAAAAGCAGGAGTGGTTTGTCTGTTTCTGTTGGGGTTGTTCACCACGATCTGCTCGATCCTCCGCCTCACACAAATCCATCGGGTGGCTTATGGCGATGGAAACTCGACCATGTTGGTGCTGTGGGGCACAATTGAGTTCAACGTCGGG AACATTGTAACTTGTGTTCCCTTTCTCGCCCCTCTGCTGAAAGGTGCGGTGCGCGATTTCCGATCGTACAGTGGTCGAAAAGGGTACGATAGCCGGAGTTATGCTTTGCAGACCTGGTCCAAAGATCCGCGCTCGCAGTTACGGTCGACAACTTCGGCGGCGCCGCAACCCAAACGCACGCCCAGCGAAGAGCTTATCCTCGAAAGTGGGGGCATCGACGAGGGAGGCATTCATATGACGGTGGAGCTGCGTGTGTCGCTAGAGAAGAGGCCAACAACAGAGGCCAGAGAGTGA
- a CDS encoding putative MFS transporter (COG:G;~EggNog:ENOG410QDJ6;~InterPro:IPR020846,IPR011701,IPR036259;~PFAM:PF07690;~TransMembrane:12 (i50-71o91-109i146-166o178-197i209-231o277-300i307-327o333-354i361-381o387-409i421-438o458-477i);~go_function: GO:0022857 - transmembrane transporter activity [Evidence IEA];~go_process: GO:0055085 - transmembrane transport [Evidence IEA]) — MEEKLPGALSQALPVDRTDDAVEYLQGHAAGPDSSQIDLRALRRKIDWHLIPFMFCCYVLQFLDKVMLNYAAVMGMKTELHLAGNEYTNTATWFFLAYLIAEAPNIYCLQKVPAAKWLGANVALWGVAAAASAGAKNYATLLTARVFLGIFEATIGPSLMLISSQYYTKSEQAPRFTLWYNGLGVAQIIGGLVSFGFQHVHHGATLAGWRIMFLVIGLATVLIGVLTLLFIPDTPMKAKWLSEEEKVALLQHVSVNQTGVWSSTINLKQIWEAVLDIQLWLLVLITILVGMILFHLALYFKLISFQISVSSGVVTTYSATLISGFGYSGPISALLNMPSGIVSIFFTLLVGFGIRRTSHRWAWNAFCTIPGIIGGGLLSFLPKSNKAGVLIGIYLVNAIVATLPILYQWTMANCAGHTKRAFSSALIAGSFSVGNIIGPQTFQARDAPEYRPAKIAVLATQAAAAVMSVVLFAYYVWENRRRDSRYGKVEDSMVDEAKWAGLTDKENTRFRYVY; from the exons ATGGAGGAAAAGTTGCCGGGTGCCTTATCACAGGCTCTGCCTGTGGATCGCACTGACGATGCTGTGGAATATCTTCAGGGCCATGCGGCCGGCCCCGACAGCTCTCAGATCGATCTGCGGGCTTTGCGTCGAAAGATTGACTGGCATCTGATACCTTTTATGTTCTGCTGCTATGTACTGCAATTCTTGGACAAGGTCATGCTTAAC TATGCTGCCGTCATGGGAATGAAAACAGAACTGCACCTCGCCGGGAATGAGTACACCAACACCGCAACGTGGTTCTTCCTGGCCTATCTGATCGCCGAGGCTCCTAATA TCTACTGCCTCCAGAAAGTTCCCGCCGCCAAGTGGCTTGGTGCGAATGTCGCTCTCTGGGgagttgctgctgcagcatCCGCAGGCGCCAAAAACTATGCGACCCTCCTCACTGCCCGTGTCTTCTTGGGTATCTTCGAGGCCACAATCGGACCGTCTCTGATGCTCATCAGCAGTCAGTACTATACAAAAAGCGAGCAGGCACCTCGCTTCACCTTATGGTATAACGGCTTGGGAGTAGCGCAGATTATTGGTGGTCTGGTATCCTTTGGCTTTCAGCATGTTCACCACGGGGCCACCCTTGCCGGATGGCGCATCATGTTCCTGGTCATTGGTTTGGCCACTGTGCTGATTGGCGTTCTCACTCTGCTTTTCATTCCCGACACCCCGATGAAGGCCAAGTGGCTGtctgaggaagaaaaggtggCTCTCCTGCAGCACGTTAGTGTCAACCAGACGGGAGTGTGGAGTAGCACTATCAACCTTAAGCAAATCTGGGAAGCCGTGCTTGACATTCAGCTCTGGCTGTTGGTCTTGATCACCATACTTGTAGGAATGATCCTATTCCACCTTGCACTCTACTTCAAGCTAATCTCGTTCCAGATCTCTGTTTCTAGCGGTGTCGTAACCACCTACTCCGCCACTCTCATCTCCGGATTTGGATACTCCGGTCCCATCTCCGCCCTTCTCAACATGCCCTCCGGCATCGTCAGTATCTTTTTCACCCTCCTGGTTGGCTTTGGTATTCGCAGAACCTCCCACCGCTGGGCATGGAACGCCTTCTGCACCATTCCCGGCATTATCGGCGGTGGcctcctctctttccttcccaaaAGCAACAAAGCCGGTGTTCTCATCGGTATCTACCTGGTCAATGCCATTGTTGCCACTCTTCCCATCCTGTACCAGTGGACCATGGCCAACTGTGCCGGTCATACGAAGCGTGCTTTCAGCAGTGCTCTGATCGCCGGTTCCTTCTCGGTCGGAAACATCATCGGGCCTCAAACCTTCCAAGCCCGCGACGCCCCTGAATACCGTCCCGCGAAAATTGCGGTGCTGGCCACCCAGGCAGCGGCAGCTGTCATGTCTGTCGTGTTGTTCGCATACTATGTGTGGGAGAACCGGAGACGGGATAGCCGGTATGGTAAGGTGGAGGATtcgatggtggatgaggccaAGTGGGCTGGTCTGACTGATAAGGAGAATACGAGATTTCGGTATGTGTATtaa
- a CDS encoding uncharacterized protein (COG:T;~EggNog:ENOG410PVXJ;~InterPro:IPR000719,IPR011009,IPR017441;~PFAM:PF07714,PF00069;~go_function: GO:0004672 - protein kinase activity [Evidence IEA];~go_function: GO:0005524 - ATP binding [Evidence IEA];~go_process: GO:0006468 - protein phosphorylation [Evidence IEA]) — MASRITKCARYLRIPRAELPIPCNPSVPTPTPHLRIFTRASYQTIRYSSQSMSSLRVFPTTNLLIDSSIEIEEETLPTYRPEKYYPVQQGEVLNNRYQVLAKLGYGVTSTVWLSRDLHDSKYVALKIYVTGQKKNHELEIYNRINAVEVEHPGSDLVRRLFDHFTITGPHGPHVCLVHEPMGMSADTLLQKYIPGKTMTLDEMKSCIRQLLIILDFLHSAAHIVHTDLQLNNLLLPIRDSKTLENLEEREVNDPSPRKVLKDRTIYLTTVYNPRGDGLPLLCDFGEARFGDVENSDDIMPNMYRAPEVVLKESWDYKVDIWNVAMVAWDIVSPRHLFDGRNADGIFDDRVHLAEMIALMGPPPASFRERCKLAYVFWDEQGETKYFFKSSPI; from the exons ATGGCAAGCCGCATCACCAAATGCGCTCGTTATCTGCGAATACCACGCGCCGAGTTACCTATCCCTTGTAATCCTAGCGTACCTaccccaacaccacatcTCCGTATCTTCACACGCGCGTCGTATCAAACAATCCGCTACTCTTCTCAATCAATGTCCTCCTTGAGAGTATTCCCCACTACAAACCTCCTTATTGATTCTAGTATAGAGATTGAGGAAGAAACTCTCCCCACATACCGGCCAGAAAAGTACTACCCCGTGCAGCAGGGCGAAGTGTTGAATAACAGGTACCAAGTACTAGCCAAGTTGGGTTATGGTGTGACTTCGACAGTATGGTTGAGTCGCGACCTGCA TGACTCGAAATATGTTGCTCTCAAAATCTATGTCACTGGTCAAAAAAAGAACCATGAGCTGGAGATCTACAACCGCATAAATGCTGTAGAAGTTGAGCATCCAGGGAGCGATCTCGTTCGCAGGCTCTTCGATCATTTCACCATCACCGGGCCCCACGGCCCTCATGTTTGTCTCGTTCATGAACCCATGGGTATGAGTGCAGATACACTCCTGCAAAAATACATCCCTGGAAAAACAATGACTCTGGACGAGATGAAGTCTTGTATCAGGCAGCTACTGATAATTCTGGACTTTCTGCACTCTGCTGCTCATATAGTGCACACCG ATCTTCAGTTGAATAATTTGCTCCTTCCCATCCGTGATTCTAAGACACTGGAGAATCTCGAAGAACGGGAAGTCAATGATCCATCACCTAGGAAGGTGCTCAAAGACAGAACTATCTACCTAACTACTGTCTATAACCCCCGGGGAGACGGGCTACCCCTACTCTGTGATTTCGGCGAAGCCCGCTTTGGCGATGTTGAAAACAGCGACGACATTATGCCGAATATGTACAGAGCGCCTGAAGTTGTTTTGAAAGAGAGCTGGGACTACAAGGTCGATATATGGAATGTTGCTATGGTG GCATGGGACATCGTAAGTCCTCGTCACCTGTTCGACGGCAGAAACGCAGATGGCATCTTCGATGACCGAGTACACCTTGCGGAGATGATAGCGCTCATGGGACCTCCTCCGGCGAGTTTCCGCGAGCGGTGCAAACTGGCTTATGTTTTCTGGGATGAACAGGGTGAGACGAAATACTTTTTCAAGTCAAGTCCAATCTAA
- a CDS encoding cytochrome P450 (COG:Q;~EggNog:ENOG410Q24T;~InterPro:IPR001128,IPR017972,IPR002401,IPR036396;~PFAM:PF00067;~TransMembrane:1 (o12-31i);~go_function: GO:0005506 - iron ion binding [Evidence IEA];~go_function: GO:0016705 - oxidoreductase activity, acting on paired donors, with incorporation or reduction of molecular oxygen [Evidence IEA];~go_function: GO:0020037 - heme binding [Evidence IEA];~go_process: GO:0055114 - oxidation-reduction process [Evidence IEA]), which yields MFDLPIATMPVTLWTGAFVALTSAYIFISFLTRKSKHPPLPPGPRRKPIVGNLWDLPDPNQQDWQHWLKHKDRYGPISSLSIMGQTIIVLNDARLAVELLESRSSIHSSRPQQHFAEMAGWNNVLGAVKQPQRIRATRKNLHREIGSNNSVARFNEIQIAEVGRFLLRVLDAPDKLMQHIRKEAGAIILKVGYGYTIEPHDRDPLVDLADKAMEDFSMAMLPATWAVDFFPPLKYLPTWFPGTEFMKIAQHYRKNVTAFSDIPYAFVKEQMRTGRFVPSFLSNLLESSAFDPGSEEENTVKWSAGSLYAGGADTTVSSIASFFLAMALFPEAQRKAQEEIDTVIGTDRLPQYKDREQLPYINALVKETLRWHPVVPMSVAHASTEDDVCEGYFIPKGSSILANIWGFTHDPTAYHDPMTFKPERFLGSKPERDPHFLVFGFGRRVCPGKTLADVNVYFTIAQALSVFEISKPVKDGKVEDIQPEFLPGVISHPAPFNVSIRPRSAKHLELLRSLEERYPWEKSNAEDLGNVQY from the exons ATGTTCGATCTCCCTATCGCCACCATGCCAGTAACGTTGTGGACGGGCGCATTCGTCGCCCTTACGAGCGCATACATTTTCATCTCATTCTTGACTCGCAAGAGCAAGCATCCGCCTCTACCACCCGGTCCTCGACGAAAGCCTATCGTGGGTAATCTCTGGGATTTGCCCGATCCAAACCAGCAAGATTGGCAGCACTGGCTGAAACACAAGGATCGCTATG GCCCAATCAGTTCCCTCAGCATCATGGGCCAAACCATCATCGTCTTGAACGATGCCCGACTAGCGGTGGAACTACTCGAGTCACGATCGTCGATCCACTCCTCGCGTCCACAGCAACACTTCGCAGAGAT GGCGGGCTGGAACAACGTCCTCGGAGCGGTGAAGCAGCCTCAGCGCATCCGAGCAACGCGCAAGAACCTGCATAGGGAGATCGGATCCAACAATTCGGTCGCTCGATTCAATGAGATCCAGATAGCGGAGGTGGGTCGGTTTCTGCTGAGGGTACTGGATGCGCCGGACAAGTTGATGCAGCATATACGCAA AGAGGCGGGCGCAATCATCCTAAAAGTAGGATACGGATATACCATCGAACCTCATGATCGAGACCCATTGGTTGATCTGGCCGACAAGGCAATGGAGGATTTCTCGATGGCCATGCTTCCAGCCACATGGGCAGTGGACTTCTTCCCACCCC TGAAGTATCTCCCGACCTGGTTCCCAGGTACAGAGTTCATGAAGATCGCACAACACTATCGAAAGAATGTCACGGCATTCAGCGATATCCCTTATGCATTCGTGAAGGAACAGATGCGAACTGGCCGCTTCGTACCGTCTTTTCtctccaacctcctcgaGAGCAGTGCTTTTGATCCCggatccgaagaagagaatactGTCAAGTGGTCTGCTGGATCGCTCTACGCCGGGGGAGCTGATACG ACCGTCTCCTCCATagccagcttcttcctcgccaTGGCTCTCTTCCCCGAAGCGCAGCGCAAGGCACAGGAGGAAATTGACACCGTAATCGGAACAGACCGCCTGCCGCAGTACAAAGACCGGGAACAACTACCTTACATCAACGCGTTAGTCAAAGAGACGCTCCGATGGCATCCAGTGGTACCTATGAGCGTCGCCCATGCCTCGACCGAGGATGATGTCTGCGAAGGATACTTCATCCCCAAGGGATCGTCAATCCTCGCCAATATATG GGGTTTTACACACGACCCAACAGCATACCACGACCCCATGACATTCAAACCCGAACGATTCCTAGGCTCAAAACCGGAACGAGATCCCCACTTCCTTGTGTTCGGATTCGGTCGTCGTGTCTGTCCGGGAAAGACTCTAGCTGACGTAAATGTGTATTTCACCATCGCCCAAGCCCTCTCTGTCTTTGAGATCTCAAAGCCAGTGAAGGATGGGAAAGTTGAGGATATTCAGCCGGAGTTTCTCCCGGGAGTCATCAGTCACCCAGCGCCGTTTAATGTGTCTATTCGGCCGAGGAGTGCGAAGCATTTGGAGTTGCTTCGgtcgttggaggagaggtatCCTTGGGAGAAGAGTAATGCGGAGGATTTGGGGAATGTGCAATATTAA
- a CDS encoding uncharacterized protein (COG:S;~EggNog:ENOG410PU8H;~InterPro:IPR011118,IPR029058;~PFAM:PF07519;~SECRETED:SignalP(1-16)) — protein MLVYLTNFFIAWLAYFWRPKQQPCDSLTLPHIPGVDIISMTRQEVYNYSVAASPPYSLADIHNLNFCNVSLTLTHPGENDTVAVSVWLPLANWNGRFQATGGGGLAAGIIGLASARPVSQGYATAATDGGLTLNGTSNPQTGAWALRPDGSINTALLENFAHRSIYDMTIIGKTLTERFYGSPPKYSYWTGCSTGGRQGYFAAAKYPSLFDGILAGAPALNFPRLIGYMSWPPMHMFQSAAPPQCVFDTFLKAIIDKCDPLDGATDGLISDYNPQSCPFDPETLVGQMVPCPEMASDSPVTITAQHATLVKQILQGPELPDHPNLWTGLPPGASFRGTANTEVINGSIVRPVPFFPIIGWIKNFVFRDPSYNVFDMNLDDFDTVYRLTLDAYNGIFGSDDFTLSDFRRAGGKLLTWHGMADELIPASWTNAFWDRVDRKNGGDADEFYRVFLAPGLGHCSAGYGPNPVDPLGALVRWVEEGSPPDRLSAATVRADGAEVTRELCRYPATLVYDGHGDVNDAGSFSCRPREA, from the coding sequence aTGCTAGTCTACCTCACCAACTTTTTCATAGCATGGCTCGCCTACTTTTGGCGACCCAAACAACAGCCCTGCGACAGTTTAACACTGCCGCATATTCCCGGGGTTGACATCATATCCATGACCCGCCAAGAGGTCTATAACTACAGCGTAGCAGCCTCTCCGCCATACAGTCTCGCAGACATCCACAATCTCAACTTCTGCAACGTATCGCTCACCCTGACTCACCCGGGTGAAAATGACACTGTCGCTGTCTCCGTTTGGCTCCCCCTCGCCAACTGGAACGGCCGTTTCCAGGCTACTGGTGGCGGCGGCCTCGCAGCCGGCATCATCGGCCTGGCCTCAGCTCGCCCAGTCAGCCAGGGCTACGCAACAGCTGCAACAGATGGCGGTCTCACCTTGAATGGAACCAGTAATCCCCAAACGGGGGCCTGGGCTCTGCGTCCCGACGGTTCCATCAACACCGCTCTGCTAGAGAACTTCGCCCATCGCTCCATCTATGACATGACTATCATAGGGAAGACCCTTACCGAGCGCTTCTACGGATCTCCGCCAAAGTACTCCTACTGGACCGGCTGCTCTACCGGCGGCAGACAGGGATACTTTGCCGCGGCAAAGTATCCGAGTCTCTTTGACGGAATTCTCGCCGGTGCACCAGCCCTCAATTTCCCACGTTTAATCGGATATATGTCCTGGCCGCCGATGCATATGTTCCAGTCCGCAGCGCCGCCGCAGTGCGTCTTTGACACATTCCTAAAAGCAATCATCGACAAATGTGATCCACTCGATGGAGCCACGGACGGGTTGATATCAGATTACAACCCACAGAGCTGCCCATTCGATCCCGAAACACTCGTCGGCCAAATGGTACCATGTCCGGAGATGGCCTCAGATTCTCCAGTGACCATCACAGCCCAGCACGCCACCCTCGTCAAGCAAATCCTGCAAGGTCCCGAACTCCCAGATCACCCCAACCTCTGGACAGGACTCCCACCGGGCGCCTCATTCCGCGGAACGGCAAACACCGAAGTAATCAACGGATCGATCGTCAGACCCGtccccttctttcccatcaTCGGCTGGATCAAGAACTTTGTCTTTCGGGACCCGAGCTACAATGTATTCGATATGAATCTCGATGACTTTGACACCGTCTACCGTCTCACGCTGGACGCCTACAACGGCATTTTCGGCTCGGATGATTTCACTCTCTCTGATTTCCGTCGCGCAGGGGGGAAGCTGTTGACCTGGCATGGGATGGCGGATGAGCTGATCCCAGCGTCGTGGACGAATGCATTTTGGGATAGGGTTGATAGGAAGAACGGTGGAGATGCGGATGAGTTCTATCGAGTGTTCCTTGCCCCTGGGCTGGGACACTGCTCGGCCGGATATGGGCCGAACCCAGTTGATCCGTTGGGCGCATTGGTGCgctgggtggaggagggaagtcCTCCTGATCGGTTAAGTGCGGCGACTGTCAGGGCGGATGGGGCGGAGGTGACAAGGGAGTTGTGTCGGTATCCGGCGACGCTGGTGTATGATGGGCATGGGGATGTGAATGATGCGGGGAGTTTTTCATGTCGACCCAGAGAGGCATGA